The sequence AAAACTTGCAGTTGTCCGTTATCTGTTATCGGTTATCTGTAGACTTTGGATTTCAATTTCAATTTCTACCGAGGCTTCGGAATCAATTTCATCAAAAGATACTACCTTTGGGCTTTATATTTTTGTGCATTAACAAACAAACCTATGACTTTTTTCCAGTTCGTTTTTTCAAAAGCATTTTTAAGACAGTTGCTTTTGGCTATTGTTGCTTTACTCGTTTTAGCTTTTTTAACATTGTGGTGGTTGCGTTTTAGCACTAACCACAACGAAAAGATTGAAGTTCCGAACCTCGCCAAGATGTCTTTAGATAAAGTAGAGGAGAAGTTGGATGAAATGGAACTTCGTTATGAAATCCTAGATTCAGCAAACTACAATCCAGATTTCCCAAGATATTCCGTGATTGAGCAGATTCCGAAACCGGGTAAATTTGTAAAGGAAGACAGAAAATTATATTTAACCTTAAATCCATCCGGTTATCGAAAAATTGAAGTGCCTGATGTTTTAGGCCGTACACGAAGACAAGCCGAGCCAACGCTTTTGGCAATGGGTTTTAAAATTGGAAAAATAAGTCATAGACCCCATATTAGCGATAATGTTTTGGAAATGCGTTACAATGGCGAAAAGCTCGATCCAGGAACGCCGCTTCAAAAAACATCGGTTATAGACTTGATTGTTGGGGATGAATCGCAGAATAGAATTCAATCTGAAATTGATTCTTCCGAAGAAAACCAAGATGCGCCAATAGAAAACCAAGAAGAGAACGATGGCGAATTTTAAAGAAGGAGAAATTGAAGATACAGACGGAAATGATGAACTTTATGAACATTACCGTTTTAAGGCAGACAAAGGTCAGCGCGCGTTAAGGGTTGATAAATACCTGATGAATCTGATTGAAAAAGCTACTCGAAATAAAATTCAAAAGGCTGCTGTTGCTGGAAATATTCACGTAAACGACGTTCCCGTAAAATCAAACTACAAAGTAAAGGGTAATGATGTGGTGACTGTTCTTTTTGAGCATCCGCCATATGAGTTTCTTTTAGTGCCCGAAAACCTTCCGATTGATATTGTTTATGAAGACGATGCTGTGCTTGTGGTAAACAAAGCTGCAGGAATGGTTGTGCATCCCGGTCACGGTAATTACAGCGGAACGCTAATAAATGCTTTGACGTATCATTTTGAAAACCATCCAAATAATTCCAGTAATCGTCCCGGACTTGTTCATAGAATAGACAAAGACACCAGCGGATTATTAGTTGTTGCAAAAACTGAGGAAGCAATGACGCACCTCGCCAAACAGTTTTTTGACAAAAGTACCGAGCGCGAATATGTAGCTCTAGCTTGGGGAAATATGGAGGAAGATGAAGGCACGATTGAAGGCAACATTGGCCGCCACCCTAAAAATCGTTTGCAGAATACCGTTTACGAAAACGACGAAGAGGAAAAGGGAAAACACGCCGTTACCCATTACAAAGTTTTGGAACGTTTAAGCTACGTTACCTTGGTCTCTTGTAGATTGGAAACGGGCCGTACGCACCAAATCCGTGTGCATATGAAATATATAGGCCACACGCTCTTCAATGACGAACGTTATGGTGGCGAAAAAATACTTAAAGGAACAACTTTTACAAAGTATAAGCAGTTCGTAGATAATTGTTTTAAAGTATTGCCACGGCAAGCTTTACACGCCAGAACACTAGGTTTTGTGCATCCAGTAACCGAAAAATTTATGCGTTTTGAATGCCCCATTCCTGAAGATATGGAAGCTTGTTTGGACAAGTGGCGGAATTATTCGCAGCATGTTATTGAATAGAAATGACCAATTACGAAGCGCCAAATTCCAAAAAGTGGAAATAGAAAGATAAGATGAACTTAAATTCTGATCAATTTACAAATACCCGCTCCTTCACCTTCTAATAATTGTAAATCAAAAGTTCTAATTTTCTTTTAGGGAAAGGTGTCCCCCCGAACGAATTTCAATTTTGAGCAAATAGTATAATTCGGGAGACGAAAGGGGTCTTAGCAAATTTTAAATTAAGTACTCACCCCGAGCAGCCGAGATAGAGCTCCCTCTTTTTCATAGAGGGAGCAATTCCCAATCAAAAAACTGTATGTTCAAGCTTAACGCTACCTTCCAAATCCCGCCCAAAGATCTGCAAGCATTTCCCAAGGAACTTGTCCGCGTTTTTTGGTTTCGGAAGCAAAGTCTTTTAGCATTTTGTCCATTTGTGGCGTTCCTGCCATTCCCATAGCATTTCCTATGAGTTCAGCGACTTGTTTTCCAAGATCTGTTGGATTTCCGCTTGCCCACGATTTACCATATTCCACCCAATAATCTGCGGTTGCGTAATGTGGCGCTTCAACATCTTTACTTGTTTTTGGAACAGTGGTCTTTGTGGTTGTTTGTGGTTGCCAAACTTTTTCGCGATAGGTAATCAAAGTGTTCCCTTCGTCAAAATCTGCGAAGGATTGTTTTAGGGTTTTGTCTTCCCATCGCAATTCCATATAACCTTCAGATGGACGGTAAACAGAAGTGTAGATAGTTCCAAAACCATCGTTATATTGTCTGTTGAAAAGTGGTTTTTCTAAGAATTTATTCGCCAGTGCATCTGCTTCTATATTGCCAGACTTTAAAGCTTCCTGTAAAAACTTTTCGCGCTCTACCGTTTTTGAAAAAGCCGCGTGCTCTGGCCAATCTACAGTTCCTTGGTGGT comes from Aequorivita sublithincola DSM 14238 and encodes:
- a CDS encoding PASTA domain-containing protein, whose translation is MTFFQFVFSKAFLRQLLLAIVALLVLAFLTLWWLRFSTNHNEKIEVPNLAKMSLDKVEEKLDEMELRYEILDSANYNPDFPRYSVIEQIPKPGKFVKEDRKLYLTLNPSGYRKIEVPDVLGRTRRQAEPTLLAMGFKIGKISHRPHISDNVLEMRYNGEKLDPGTPLQKTSVIDLIVGDESQNRIQSEIDSSEENQDAPIENQEENDGEF
- a CDS encoding RluA family pseudouridine synthase; the protein is MANFKEGEIEDTDGNDELYEHYRFKADKGQRALRVDKYLMNLIEKATRNKIQKAAVAGNIHVNDVPVKSNYKVKGNDVVTVLFEHPPYEFLLVPENLPIDIVYEDDAVLVVNKAAGMVVHPGHGNYSGTLINALTYHFENHPNNSSNRPGLVHRIDKDTSGLLVVAKTEEAMTHLAKQFFDKSTEREYVALAWGNMEEDEGTIEGNIGRHPKNRLQNTVYENDEEEKGKHAVTHYKVLERLSYVTLVSCRLETGRTHQIRVHMKYIGHTLFNDERYGGEKILKGTTFTKYKQFVDNCFKVLPRQALHARTLGFVHPVTEKFMRFECPIPEDMEACLDKWRNYSQHVIE